Part of the Aythya fuligula isolate bAytFul2 chromosome 11, bAytFul2.pri, whole genome shotgun sequence genome, AAATGCACAGAAGCCAGGAAATGAAAACTAGTTTCCATAGGAACCTTAATGGCCTTCTCACTTCATCTTCCACATGCAGTTTAGCACACACTTCATGGGTCTGAAGGAAAAGGTAATCcacttttccatttcattacTTGGCTACTTTAAAACTCCCAAGTAACGTGCCCCTGCTACATTTACAGTCATAGGAAATCAGCGAGGATCAGGTGACACCTGGAAGGAGCAGTGGCTGTATGAGCAGTGCATTTGGAGCTGGCAGTCACACGTACAGATGGACACAAATAATTCAAACACAAGCGGAGACAAGAAAATGTTATGCATTTGCTAGTCATAGGCTCTTTtcagcctccctgcagcccaccccccaaaaaaaagagagaaaaaaaaagctgcaccCTTTTGTGCTGCATGAGCTGACAGCAAGGTAAGAACACACCCCAGCATCTTGCCAGGCTACTGAGGGCAGCGGGACAGCCACGCAACGCAGCCAGGCTCTCATTTCACACCCTGAGACACCTTCAGAACAGCAAGTGGAATGCGGTAAGTTCTCAGTGATCCTGAGGTGTAACCCTGATGCTACGTGGCTAAAGCTACAGGCAGTCCTGCTGCCCAGAAACAAGGCACCGCACAGGTCTCAGCACAGCTCGtggcttcttttttccttttgaacatCTTGCAGCTCAAGCTGAACACGCCCATGTAAACACTCCTCCACAAACACTATTTGTCAGCAGCAACTTGAAAAGAAACCCTCTGCTGTGCCAAGAGCAAAAGACTTTGTTATACATATTTCCTTGATTTAGATTCAGCTATAGCTGGAGAATTTAACAACTACTCATCCAACCTACCCCGCCTCACAGTCACTTACTAGGGGTGGGGAATGGggagtttcattttttaaacttgagGAAAGTTTGATTTGGTCTTAACCTGAAGAGGATTCTTCTAGGAATCATGATTTGGAAGAgtacacccaaaaaaaaaaaaaaaagcaaacttaaaaACGCAGGAACCGCTTGAAAcgacaaaccaaaccaaaactgtTGTTTATGGTGCTAGCCAAATGAAAATCACTCCACTTGATCTCTCATATGTTTTCctttacacatacacacaaaacgCTCTAGCGTTTTGCTTTGTACACATTTATTGCACTACAACATATGCCTTCTATAGAAAAGATGCCGTAGAAAAGCACAAGACTGTAAATACTAGATTTAGGATTTGTTGGcaattgtatttaatattaacGGTATCTTGTTTTTACAAAGCagttgaaattgaagaaaaaaaaaaaaaggaatagcaAGAAACCCCCATCTGCTGTCTAGCATCAGTAATCCTCACTGGTTTGTTCACCATTTCTAAGGAAAACATCATTCAAGGTAGCTTGTCACAGAGACTCTTCTAAAGTAACTGGCCTTCAGTGCAAATCCAGGGCGTTTGTCAGGTCATCTGGGTTTTCTCAAAGTCCCTCCTCCAAACATTGAAGGCATCTGCCAATGACAATATTCTTCCCTTCTAAAGACCTTCCAGCCAAACACAGTAAATCCCATTACAGGTCTGAGGATGGCAAATATCCTCTTTTTACACAGGTAAACTGAGGCCTAGATCCTTCATTCACCAGCTCAAGGCCAGTCTTTGGAAAGGCCAACCACAGAATCCTGCTCTCAATCACAAGTGACACATCTGGGCTGGAGACTAGGTTTCCTCCctacagagggaagaaaatgaactgatTGTACtgactttgtttctttcttcctcctctctaaGAGAACCGGGTATTTTTCTTGTGTAGTATCGTTGCTGTTAGTATATGCAAATGatgtaaaatctgtttttaaatgagcaCCTGCACTAAACCACACCCCAAAGGAGTCACGGTGACACGCCAACTGTAGGCAGTCAGACAGTGGGTAGGAGTAAGCCTGCTAGTGATGTGAGGCACTAGGGAGGTTAGCCTCATCCACCTGCTGACGGGCCCCTGCGGCCTGGTCTCCAGGAACACGTTCCGCCTCCTTCTCCAGACAGGGGGTTATAGCCTAGAAGAACACACGAGAAATCCACCGTGTTAATACTCATCAACACACAAGtccaaaataaatttcacaAGTCTTTGcaccttatttttatttactgcacaGGCAGCGacttaaggaaaatgaaagcagagaaaatatcCAGACGTGAGATGGTTTATTTTATAGGGCTAACAGTAAAAGCCATTgcaaaacatttgtgttttaatttgacCAATTTGGATTAAATCAAATTGATTTCAATTGCCATATAACTTCGCTAAATCTGCATTAAAGCCTTAATGCTGCTCTGCAGTTGCTGTAGAGCAGTAAGAGTTTATCTGTTCTCCCAGAGCCCTACTATTTAGGGACTTACAATAATCTTTAATTCCAGTCCTGTAAGGAATATTTTGAAGGTCGAAAAGCAGATTCTACTACTacaagataatttttaaatgaatttgaGAAGCCAAGTGCACACAGTGAGGCAACTTTAGTTGAACCTCCCAATGCCATGCTACAAGCAACTTCATTTTATGAGCATGCACTTGGAAAGGTACCACTTGGCAAACATATTCGATTTGTTTTGTACAaggcaaaaaaaggaaaaccaaaagccTTGCTAACCAAGCAGGTTTCAaagcaacctgttccactgaaACTTCAAGCACCACCTCCAtctttgaagtttgtttttgttgtacgAGCTAAGTTCTGCTTTCTAGCTTAATTCAGCAGCTGAACAGCGCAGATGGTTCTTTCACTTCATCCTCAGCTAACTCATGAGAAGATCAGAGACCTCTAATTCCATAATCCGTTAAACTTAAGCAAAGATTTTGCTTAGGTTGAAAATAGGACAGGTAGCAGCTGGAAGGATGCCTCAACCTAGTTGCCCTGATCATGTTTCTCAGCACATGAAAGAACCATGTGCTAAGGACTAGCACACATTTCTCATTCCTGGTAGCAGTAAATATTCTGTGCGACAGCTACAAAGATATCTGACAGTATCAgacatttatattaatattaccTCATATCAAACACCCTAAGATGAATCAATCCATAATACTCAAAGCAGAACTTTCAGCACTCTACAATTACTGAGGTATAGCACATATAAATGAAGGATCTTTAGGCTTGATACATTTAAATCAAGTGACTTGTTCACTGCTGCACCCTAAGTGTGTTTCCCTTTTAGTCTGATACGGTTGAGGTTGTCTAGGATGATCCCTTCTGCTATGGAAAACTGCAATTAGAATATTATAGCCAAATTAGCACTTGCAGGTATGGCAAAGGCTGTTTGGccaagaggagaggaaggagaggagctgcctgGCTGATCTAGAGCAGTGACCCTTACGGGGAGGATTTCTGGCTACAGAAAACAGTTAATCCATCGAAACAGATTTCAGGTTGACAGTGAGTTTAATGAAACCACCCTATGGTGGTCTATTGGAGTTGGTACCAGTTTTATACCTCTGCAGGATCAGCATATTCAATAGGTTGTTACTGTAATACCTGATTAACAAGGTCACATCTACCTTAATGAGGTGTTTCATGTCCCTGAGTCTACataagagaaagtaaaatattttcttcctgcattgAGTTAGTAGTACGGGTGACTGGAAGACAGGTCAGATATTAAGTTATTGGACTTCCCCAACAATAGGAGAGGGGTCCCAGAAATATTGCAAGAACCTGTATTTTTGAGTACAACAATCTCCCTAAGTTATGGCAAAAGCATttacaagaaaactgaaatattgccTCCCTGGGAAAAACAGGACGGAAACTGCCCACCACGTTTTGTACAAAGTGTAAGCAGACCACAATGGGTAAAGCAGAGAACTTGTTCATAAggtacattttgttttcttcctgcacaAGAGGAAAATTAGAGGTATTTACACAATGACTTTGTGCACAGGTAGATAAATGCTCTGTTTCAAGCTCAAAACATCTGAAGGATTTCATACTCACCACCTCCTCgcaaaggctttttgtttggtttagaCTTTGGGACTGCTGCTGAGGTGGAGGCACCAGGTTCTACTTCTTGCTGTTCACAAAAGTAAACGTTACTCAGAATTTAGATAATGTGAGCTTTGACTTAACTAATCACACATACATAACCGTAACCTGGTTAACAACTCAGCCATTACCTGACTCAGTTTCAGGTTTCCTTTgtaactttttccttcttgcatgCTTTCCCACATTGCTATCTTCTGCCTTCGCTTCTCTTCTTCAAGCTAGGAGACAAATTGAGGATATGTAAGACAATGATTTTAGAACTAATAGAATTGCCCGTGCTACAGGAACAGCTACAACAGACCCATCAACACCCAGAGGATCTATCTTTACTCGATGCAGTACCTCAGCTTTGTGAGCACCCAAATCTTCCCAACAACAGGACTGCAACCCCCTCTTCCCCAGTATACACAAAACTgcatctgcagcttcttttGACCCCttcatgcttaaaaatattttggaagtaaAACAGAACTAAGTGGAAAGCTTAAATCATCAGTCTATAAGAAGTGCTGAGTAAAGAACGTTGCATCTGATGGCCATTTGAAGCACAATGGGAGGTTCTATGGaagaaaacctgtttttttaaatgaacaagcCAGCTACGTATTTACATCCCAATGTATTATCAAAGgttctcccttctctcttctgATGTAAtgaatccaaaaaaaaaaaataaattcatagtTAAGTTacctgtctttgtttttctttgtatctttcTGCCTGTGCATTCAGCTCCTCTTGCATCCTGAGGCGAGCTGCTGCCAAAGCTTCCTGCCTCCTTACCACCAGGTCGGGCTCTAGGAAATTGCAGAAGAGTTTGCAAAGCAGTTCGAAATAAATTCTAAATGGTATCCTCAAGGAAAGGTAATAAGGAAAGGCTCCCATCCCTTGCTGCAGCAGTTTTGCAGGAAGTCACAGCTCAAGTCCAGTTTGCAGCTTATCTTTTACAGTAATTCATACACTGATTTAAATCTCgtaatatttgaatatttttagagCAATTACTTCAACGGGCTTTTAATGAATACAGACACCCACGTAACGAAcccatcaaaattaaaattccagCTTCTAGAATATTTGCTTCTATTTCTGAAGGACTTGTTTGACACCAATAACTTCAGAAACACCATCCATGCTTCGCAGGGATTCCATTTTTACCCAGAGAGCTTGTTTTGTGCAGAAGCACACGGCAACCAGCCCACGTTCCCTCATGTTCCTCCTGGCAATGGGTCCTGCTGGCTGGATTACGGCAGCGGGGCACGGGCAGATTTGATCTGCTCCGTCAGCGGAGAAATTActcacaaacatcaaacatctCAATGTAAGGACAAGTGAGTGACACTTTCTGAGGTCACACCAACTGCCGTGCCAGCCAGAGGGCTCAGTGCCAGGcacttttctttcagcagacGTGTAAGTACAGCCTGTGCTTTACAGCAGCAGGTCTTGGAGTGGGGCAGGATCGTGTGTACTGTGTAAGGACTGCGTAAGGTTTTCCACCTCTGCCACACTGCAGAAGGCAACGCACACAGGAGGCAGCTACACCCCAAGTGTACACAATCCTGATAGAGTCAGGGCTCCTTTCCTCCTTACCACGTCACTTCCTAACAACCCCACCACAacacagacttttaaaaatatttctcctgttCAAACCTTTCCCCACCAATCTCTTCAGCAAGAAGATCTGCATCTTCCATGGGCCTAAAGAGCCACCCTGAGTACCCCTCATggttaaccccccccccccccccagagcagAATCTTTTTGTTGTCATTAGGCAAGATCCTGCCTGTGTGGAACCCAACAGCTGCCAGCCATCCCGTGGCAACCGAGGAGTGCCAGGAGGCACCTAGAGGCTGACACCCACACCTCAGCACCACCACGCAGCCCCGAGGAGCACGCGAGGCTTTACTGACCGATATCTGCTGCATCAACCGCTCCCGCCCGGCCACCCCGCCTGGCGGCCAGGCTTTGGGATATCTTCTGGACGATGACATAGATGACAACGCAGCCCAGAAGGATGTACCAGCCGTAGTTGGACAGCAGCGAGCCCACTGCGATGGGGACGAGGCGTAGGTTAGGGCAGGCTGCTTGTCACCGCCAGCCTcgcaccccccccaccccaaaacacccctCAGCCCCCTTCACACCCCCTGCCTGAACCCCAGCTCCCCTCACAGCCCTCGCTTTGGGCCTGGCTCCCCCTGTAACCCACCCCCAGCACCAAATTTCACCCTCAgctcccctcacagccccccctcagccccgtttctccccccagcccccctcagGCCCGGTTTCCCTCACACGCCCAGGCCCCGGCCCCTCTCAGGCCTCAGGCGCAGGCCCCGGcccccctcacagcccctccTCGGCTCCGGTtcccccccggctcccctccCCGGTGCCCACCCGCGTGCCGCAGCAGCTCGGCACCGCCCAGGCCCCGCTCCAGCTCCGCTTCGTCGCCCTCGGTGCCCCCCAGACCCATCCCCGGccaccgcctcctcctcctcctcctcctcctcttcctccttctccttccgGCCCTGCACCGCCCCGCCAATCACCGCCCGCCCCGTGCCGTGCCCCGCCCGCtgggagggagcggggagccAATGAGGGTAAAGAAACCCAGCCTCGCGGACCAATAGCAGGGCGCCAGAGTGGAAAGGGGGCGGGATCAGGACGGCGAGAGCCAATAGGCAGACGCGAATGGACCAAC contains:
- the SELENOS gene encoding selenoprotein S; translation: MGLGGTEGDEAELERGLGGAELLRHAVGSLLSNYGWYILLGCVVIYVIVQKISQSLAARRGGRAGAVDAADIEPDLVVRRQEALAAARLRMQEELNAQAERYKEKQRQLEEEKRRQKIAMWESMQEGKSYKGNLKLSQQEVEPGASTSAAVPKSKPNKKPLRGGGYNPLSGEGGGTCSWRPGRRGPSAGG